The proteins below are encoded in one region of Bos indicus x Bos taurus breed Angus x Brahman F1 hybrid chromosome 2, Bos_hybrid_MaternalHap_v2.0, whole genome shotgun sequence:
- the PRKAG3 gene encoding LOW QUALITY PROTEIN: 5'-AMP-activated protein kinase subunit gamma-3 (The sequence of the model RefSeq protein was modified relative to this genomic sequence to represent the inferred CDS: inserted 1 base in 1 codon) encodes MEPAELEHALCGTPSWSSFGGPEHQEMSFLEQGDSTSWPSPAMTTSAEISLGEQRTKVSRWKSQEDVEERELPGLEGGPQSRAAAESTGLEATFPKATPLAQATPLSAVGTPTTERDSLPADCTASASSSSTDDLDQGIEFSAPAAWXDELGLVEERPAQCPSPQVPVLRLGWDNELRKPGAQVYMHFMQEHTCYDAMATSSKLVIFDTTLQIKKAFFALVANGVRAAPLWDSKKQSFVGMLTITDFILVLHRYYRSPLVQIYEIEEHKIETWREIYLQGCFKPLVSISPSDSLFEAVYTLIKNRIHRLPVLDPVSGAVLHILTHKRLLKFLHIFRTLLPRPSFLYRTIQDLGIGTFRDLAVVLETAPILTALDIFVDRRVSALPVINEAGQVVGLYSRFDVIHLAAQQTYNHLDISVGEALRRRTLCLEGVLSCQPHETLGEVIDRIAREQVHRLVLVDETQHLLGVVSLSDILQALVLSPAGIDALGA; translated from the exons ATGGAGCCCGCGGAGCTGGAGCACGCACTGTGTGGG ACCCCCTCCTGGAGCAGCTTTGGGGGACCCGAGCATCAAG AGATGAGCTTCCTAGAGCAAGGAGACAGCACTTCATGGCCATCACCAGCCATGACCACCAGCGCAGAAATAAGCCTTGGGGAACAGAGGACCAAGGTCTCAAGATGGAAAAGCCAGGAGGATGTAGAGGAAAGGGAGCTGCCAGGCCTGGAGGGAG GTCCCCAGTCCAGGGCAGCTGCTGAGTCCACCGGGCTGGAGGCCACATTCCCCAAGGCCACACCCTTGGCCCAAGCCACTCCCTTGTCCGCGGTGGGCACCCCCACAACAGAACGAGACAGCCTCCCCGCTGACTGTACAGCCTCCGCTTCCAGCTCCAGCACAGACGATCTGGATCAGGGCATAGAGTTCTCAGCCCCAGCAGCGT GGGATGAGCTCGGCCTGGTGGAAGAGAGGCCGGCCCAGTGCCCGTCCCCGCAGGTGCCGGTGCTCAGGCTCGGCTGGGACAATGAGCTGCGGAAGCCAGGGGCTCAGGTCTACATGCACTTCATGCAGGAGCACACCTGCTACGATgccatggcaaccagctccaagCTGGTCATCTTCGACACCACGCTACAG atcaagaagGCCTTCTTTGCCCTGGTGGCCAATGGTGTCCGGGCCGCACCTCTATGGGACAGCAAGAAGCAGAGCTTTGTGG ggATGCTGACTATCACAGACTTCATCTTGGTTCTGCATCGCTATTACCGGTCCCCCCTG GTCCAGATCTATGAGATTGAAGAACACAAGATTGAGACCTGGAGGG AGATCTACCTTCAAGGCTGCTTTAAGCCTCTGGTCTCCATCTCTCCCAGTGACAG CCTGTTTGAAGCTGTCTACACCCTCATCAAGAACCGTATCCACCGCCTGCCGGTCCTGGACCCAGTCTCAGGCGCCGTGCTGCACATCCTCACACACAAACGGCTTCTCAAGTTCCTGCACATCTTT CGCACCCTGCTGCCCCGGCCCTCCTTCCTCTACCGCACCATCCAAGATCTGGGCATCGGCACATTCCGAGACTTGGCCGTGGTGCTGGAAACGGCACCCATCCTCACCGCGCTGGACATATTTGTGGACCGGCGCGTGTCTGCGCTGCCGGTGATCAACGAAGCTG GACAGGTCGTGGGCCTCTACTCCCGCTTTGATGTGATT cacCTGGCAGCCCAACAAACGTACAACCACCTGGATATAAGTGTGGGAGAAGCACTGAGGCGGAGGACGCTGTGTCTGGAGGGAGTCCTTTCCTGCCAGCCCCACGAGACCTTGGGGGAAGTCATCGACCGGATTGCCCGGGAGCAG GTGCACCGGCTGGTGCTTGTGGATGAAACCCAGCACCTCCTGGGCGTGGTGTCCCTCTCCGACATCCTTCAAGCTCTAGTGCTCAGCCCTGCTGGCATCGACGCCCTCGGGGCCTGA